A stretch of the Theileria equi strain WA chromosome 1, complete sequence genome encodes the following:
- a CDS encoding hypothetical protein (encoded by transcript BEWA_019660A): MAYTSYKSLGFLDESVGFLILVFLLYSTTRLIIKLPLSIVYSIAIQITLSIVAFCLINFHKFIIHINHLIHPRYGANRGHNHIAFKKGLQPSNGSKQYLIDTDLLKSNPNGKIVS, translated from the exons aTGGCTTACACATCTTATAAGTCACTAGGTTTTCTTGATGAATCTGTAGGATTCTTAATACTGGTATTTTTACTTTATTCAACAACCAGATTAATTATTAAGCTTCCTCTTTCTATCGTATACTCCATCGCAATCCAAATTACACTCTCTATTGTAGCTTTCTGCTTAATAAACTTTCACAAGTTTATAATACATATAAATCATCTCATTCATCCCAGATATGGAGCTAACAGAGGTCACAATCACATTGCTTTCAAAAAGGGCCTTCAGCCCAGCaatg GTTCTAAACAATATCTTATCGATACTGATCTTCTAAAATCGAATCCTAATGGTAAAATAGTTTCATAG
- a CDS encoding hypothetical protein (encoded by transcript BEWA_019650A), whose product MSSRRDDNTQQVYHRSLSLIRQPSYLENIDSNKYSLPKIHLDGTSVENRRSFVDKVSSYVISNKLDKNEQNLSKYKWVIFFDGLRIWIKTNYIQPVLFSKVWVVSNLLVTLLWFIVWEWAAKFMERNEGDFNLLSWSMDKIPHSYWYLEASFQLIFCLSFILNLYVSDWRCKYILSFFGLIDIIMTPILTEIMGHISNHYGLIKQTEGFQNLGLLFFGSLRFLRLLQAESLISKSFNWLPEFYVAIIGIATASFALLFSYSGIIFLIEAPIPRKNYTKPFDFIFFGVATMGTVGYGDFVPTTVYGRIVSIFFILTCVTLGAIQFKRLKAVISKKNLMIGYDLDLSYDYIFFWGPISDCQLLTYCKCISNTYYGAIENVVVASPLPLDYYEIVYMAITKNTRIKLYIIGGNEKIIGPSYASKLILSSAYTVIVNDMTTVDIQNFSDHLINDDRKTIMMALASLNITKPLGIPLGIHLHGTEYKSLLKAMSIDNVFYERELKYKLFSRSVKCKGLFYLLMTLFYTPTNAKRTRICVEELCNLFLLSGYVNEDFNEKVNSDEEALKISIYDVQNQMFELIKGMKFQLFKFKFPKVAKGWRFHDLVTQLYSMRNVFLIGIVSGNTCVLNPTEYIIGDELNYDDQDEYYGLIMAESLREVLKVSLLNFVPNDSFCKKDLMSGKIMKRASSISNLPTVSETNNTTDAPKYRGIFKVPSFSYAQSNVFIHPHQILLICGWTHDLDMFLKILFEYNDYNVIILSPFESVEVESPKSLDEYVERTVYIDGSALNAQDLINSGVYSCENIIIFNCNQNTGKPNSEMLSKDSQVLFARNLIQQILMEHQNYNKKNKIPHIISDVTHASCLEYLDPYLMANMNISCENDATNRYWDNYGEFMTSYEIASGTIFIQDMFYGILSHSNTNSENSVGHNCLDSILFGGELSIGNRIVKGGDIRLEPIAISFYGKTFENLIKYYLLVEQRICIGILRTYFMPFINHGTIKQFVIVAPQPSFILQPNDKIYIVDKSTLKF is encoded by the exons ATGTCATCTAGACGAGATGATAATACTCAACAAGTATATCACAGATCTCTATCTCTAATTAGACAACCCTCTTATTTGGAGAATATTGACTCTAATAAATATTCACTTCCAAAAATCCATTTGGACGGTACTTCTGTCGAAAATAGACGATCATTTGTTGACAAAGTCTCTAGTTATGTCATTTCTAATAAACTTGACAAAAATGAACAAAATTTGTCCAAATATAAATGGgttatattttttgatgGATTGCGAATTTGGATCAAAACAAACTATATTCAACCAGTGTTATTTAGTAAAGTATGGGTTGTATCAAATCTGCTTGTAACACTACTTTGGTTCATAGTTTGGGAATGGGCAGCAAAATTTATGGAACGAAATGAAGGTGATTTTAATTTACTGAGTTGGAGTATGGACAAAATTCCTCACTCTTATTGGTACCTAGAGGCATCATTTCAACTCATTTTTTGCCTTAGCTTTATCCTAAATTTGTATGTTTCCGACTGGAGATGTAAGTATATCTTATCATTTTTTGGTTTAATAGATATAATAATGACGCCCATCTTGACAGAAATAATGGGACATATTTCCAACCATTATGGTTTAATAAAACAAACGGAAGGATTCCAAAACTTGGGATTATTGTTCTTTGGCTCATTGAGGTTTTTGAGGTTACTGCAAGCAGAAAGTTTGATAAGTAAGAGTTTTAACTGGCTACCGGAATTCTATGTTGCTATTATTGGAATTGCAACTGCTAGTTTTGCTCTACTATTTTCCTATTCTGGTATAATTTTCCTGATTGAGGCTCCTATACCAAGAAAAAATTACACAAAACCATTTgatttcatatttttcGGTGTTGCAACAATGGGAACTGTTGGATATGGTGACTTTGTTCCTACAACTGTATATGGTCGCATTGTttcaatatttttcatactTACCTGTGTTACATTGGGAGCTATTCAGTTCAAACGTTTGAAGGCTGTGATTTCTAAAAAAAATTTAATGATAGGATATGATCTTGATTTAAGTTATGACTATATATTCTTTTGGGGGCCAATAAGTGACTGCCAATTACTTACATACTGTAAATGTATCTCAAATACGTACTACGGTGCCATTGAAAATGTAGTTGTAGCCTCACCTTTACCCTTGGATTATTATGAAATTGTTTATATGGCCATAACAAAGAATACAAGGATAAAACTTTATATAATAGGTGGTAATGAGAAAATCATAGGCCCATCATATGCTTCGAAACTAATACTAAGTTCTGCTTATACTGTAATTGTGAATGATATGACGACGGTAGACatccaaaatttttcaGATCACCTCATAAATGATGACAGAAAAACCATCATGATGGCATTAGCTTCGCTAAATATCACTAAACCTCTCGGGATACCACTAGGAATACATCTACATGGCACAGAATATAAGTCACTTCTTAAAGCGATGAGTATTGATAATGTCTTCTACGAAAGGGAACttaaatataaactatTTTCTAGATCGGTTAAGTGTAAAGGGTTATTTTACCTGCTTATGACGTTATTTTACACTCCTACAAATGCAAAACGAACGCGGATTTGTGTTGAAGAATTGTGCAATCTATTTCTTTTGTCTGGGTATGTGAatgaagattttaatgaaaaAGTAAATAGTGATGAAGAGGCATTAAAGATATCCATATATGATGTACAAAATCAAATGTTTGAATTAATAAAAGGAATGAAATTCCAACTCTTTAAATTCAAGTTCCCAAAGGTTGCCAAGGGTTGGAGATTTCATGATTTGGTTACACAATTATATAGTATGAGAAATGTTTTTCTTATTGGTATAGTTTCAGGTAACACATGTGTTCTAAATCCGACAGAATATATCATTGGTGATGAACTAAACTATGATGATCAAGATGAATACTATGGTTTGATAATGGCAGAATCGTTACGTGAAGTTTTAAAGGTCTCTCTACTCAACTTCGTACCAAATGACTCATTTTGTAAAAAGGATCTAATGTCCGGGAAAATTATGAAGAGAGCGTCTTCAATTTCCAACTTACCCACGGTTTCTGAGACTAATAATACAACTGATGCACCAAAATATAGAGGAATATTTAAAGTTCCAAGTTTTAGCTATGCGCAATCAAATGTCTTCATTCATCCACATCAAATTTTGCTCATATGCGGTTGGACACATGATTTAGATATGttcttgaaaatattgttTGAATATAATGATTATAATGTAATTATACTTTCTCCATTTGAATCAGTAGAGGTAGAAAGTCCAAAATCGTTGGATGAATATGTTGAAAGAACAGTATATATAGATGGATCTGCATTAAATGCACAAGATTTGATAAACTCAG GGGTATATTCTTGCGAAAACATAATCATTTTCAATTGTAATCAAAATACAGGTAAACCAAACTCTGAAATGTTATCTAAAGATTCTCAAGTTTTGTTTGCTCGTAATCTAATACAACAAATCCTTATGGAACATCAAAATTATAAtaagaaaaacaaaatacCGCACATTATATCGGATGTTACTCACGCCTCCTGTTTGGAATATCTGGATCCATACCTCATGGCAAATATGAATATTTCCTGTGAAAACGATGCAACGAATAGATATTGGGATAATTATGGTGAATTTATGACTAGTTACGAAATAGCTTCTGGTACAATTTTTATTCAAGACATGTTTTATGGTATTCTATCCCATTCCAACACGAATTCAGAAAATTCAGTTGGACACAATTGTTTGGATTCTATATTGTTTGGCGGAGAATTAAGCATAGGCAACCGAATAGTAAAAGGAGGAGATATTAGACTAGAACCAATAGCTATCTCATTTTACGGGAAAACATTCGAAAATTTAATAAAGTATTATCTATTGGTTGAGCAAAGAATATGCATTGGTATTCTGCGTACTTACTTTATGCCATTTATAAACCATGGAACTATAAAGCAGTTTGTCATCGTGGCTCCTCAGCCATCGTTTATACTACAACCAAACGATAAAATATATATTGTAGATAAATCgacattaaaattttga
- a CDS encoding hypothetical protein (encoded by transcript BEWA_019680A), translating to MESLEAEDKCKKYFLESSLVKCETVNDNNVLKVHKTYHVDKNIKHEFLIVCVHGCGSSAMSWASTSMFLSKFALVAAIDLRCHGNSFKTMKDSMYITVDVLVRDLRTTIDQLLQELVAVGRKPALLLLGHSIGAALCIRVSEYYDNLLSLIIIDYSEVSISRDNYSTAIRVVEKIPHEFQTIEDAISWSVETSYVSSLDSARISIPSQLTYKNDMYVWKCHPKNTTKHWRGWVSGTDEIFLNLKTMKVLIMRESLSTLLLSAHMQGNFQLKVIHGTTHSIHEDEPLKIAEIVENVINRHISTQKILAKITI from the exons ATGGAATCTCTTGAAGCAGAAGacaaatgtaaaaaatattttctggaatCGTCATTAGTTAAATGTGAAACTGTTAATGACAACAAT GTACTTAAAGTCCATAAAACGTATCATGTAgacaaaaatataaagcACGAATTTTTAATAGTATGTGTACATGGATGTGGTTCGTCAGCTATGAGCTGGGCATCAACTTCG ATGTTCCtatcaaaatttgcatTAGTTGCAGCTATAGATTTGAGATGTCATGGTAACTCATTTAAAACAATGAAAGATTCTATGTATATCACGGTGGATGTACTCGTGAGAGATTTAAGAACAACAATAGATCAGCTACTACAGGAGCTGGTAGCTGTAGGAAGAAAGCCAGCTCTTTTATTATTAGGTCATAGTATAGGCGCTGCATTGTGTATTAGAGTCTCGGAATATTACGATAATCTGCTTTCGCTTATAATAATAGACTATAGTGAAG TATCTATAAGTAGAGATAACTACTCGACTGCAATCAGGGTCGTTGAGAAAATACCTCATGAATTCCAAACGATAGAAGACGCAATATCGTGGAGTGTTGAGACATCTTACGTGTCATCACTCGATTCTGCAAGGATTTCAATACCGTCTCAACTAACATACAAGAATGATATGTA TGTTTGGAAATGTCATCCCAAAAATACCACGAAGCATTGGAGAG GGTGGGTAAGTGGAACTGACGAAATATTCCTGAATCTGAAAACAATGAAGGTGCTTATAATGAGAG AATCACTCTCCACATTACTTTTATCCGCACATATGCAGGGAAATTTTCAGCTAAAAGTAATACACGGGACGACACATTCAATACAC GAAGATGAACCTCTTAAAATCGCAGAGATTGTTGAAAACGTAATTAATAGACACATAAGCACAcaaaaaattttggcaaaAATAACTATCTAA
- a CDS encoding falcilysin, putative (encoded by transcript BEWA_019670A), with protein MNMIRHRFVSIVSANIISCIYSHIFLRNISVSCLTNQRYSKVASVFDVKTNNKCISGLNLSNKCFLFVNKLPHSNFRSISTIKAKNLYSMANRDIEVTKSLEGDKLWIDSALNVTHPAFDKLSGVYLSDLDMVATTYRHKASGLSVVSLKTNIQSGKEMCFDIFVPTPPVNSRGSAHVLEHTVLSGSSKYPSKDGFSVIIQGGFYSFLNASTYKDKTSYLFASTNEKSFYNIADFYMESFFRPSVRQQEDIFKQEGWHYKVLPNDKNETEIEDGGIVLHDRHISYSGIVYNEMRNSFSDSHNIARSLIYENLFNNCYKFVSGGNPEDVVELTHSELIKFYEDYYGPKTATIYFHGPYDISNRLNFVDDYLTKYKIGIELPGINTLSHSANLETSRRRTELEPYTDIPKTIKSTYNALNSVDDLVVMGWILDPKDDKNSRDIDVIDIVGLQVLQHLLIGTPESMLYKALIDSKLGKKVIPTGVIGSYHQSTFMVGLEGVDSSQFETRGDSKDKVEKVILDTFKSAIENGFKLDSIHAAINTIEFEMRELNTGYYPKGLALVELIQSRSQYGKDPLGLLEFDKLLSQLRDRIFKDDPSKYFKDLLNKYFVTNNTRVTLHLEAVESSIYEKDFNKRISKHILSRLGHLKKEDVDRLENEYKKFKEIRETPEDKKVLESFPTLEISDMSPEEEIIPTEFYVLSKLGISKSSKLHDSKVNVLIHPIESQGIVYLDYAISLVDLTVEDLSYLNLFVSMLKEAGTEKLTPEELNYVIAKNLGGLSFDINFITRTNNTTYSDPKDAIGYLVVRAKSLKEKKDMMVDIVNDVLLNSKLSNSNKGIEIINRMISYMQNSIISDGNQYAARRMASKFSVADHADEVANGYAQLKILKETILPTAEADWSQIEKKLNSIRKKLLQLNHVTVNITGNSTVVNDWVNNYGNEIYKKLQSTFLESSSSSKTSLWVNEILEKGLMNGPKDEVIVVPTRVNYVGIGGPLFDTGDFLNGEDSLVVHYIHRTYLFKHVRMSLGAYGVSANITSTGHIIFMSFADPNFDKTIEVYKNTPNVLHDAHKSLDERELLRQKIGKMSSLDRPLHVETKGFVALLRILKGETKETRLKIRREILGAGIDCFDRVMNKFNQKNDWTNVCAVINQATAKDLPSHITKLNMP; from the coding sequence ATGAATATGATACGACATCGTTTCGTGTCCATAGTGAGTGCCAATATTATAAGTTGTATCTATTCACACATATTTCTACGCAATATATCTGTTAGTTGTTTAACAAATCAAAGATATTCAAAAGTTGCTTCAGTTTTTGATGTGAAGACTAACAATAAGTGCATATCTGGACTTAATCTTTCGAATAAGTGCTTTTTGTTTGTGAATAAACTCCCACATTCTAACTTTCGTTCTATAAGCACGATAAAGGctaaaaatttatacaGTATGGCTAACAGGGACATAGAGGTGACAAAATCTCTGGAAGGAGATAAACTTTGGATAGATAGCGCTCTCAATGTGACACATCCTGCTTTTGACAAACTTTCAGGCGTTTATCTGTCAGATCTAGATATGGTTGCTACTACATATAGACACAAGGCCAGTGGATTGTCCGTTGTGTCTTTGAAGACAAATATTCAATCTGGAAAGGAAATGTGTTTTGATATCTTCGTGCCTACACCACCAGTAAATAGCCGTGGCTCAGCTCATGTTTTAGAACACACTGTATTATCTGGTTCTTCAAAATATCCTAGTAAGGATGGATTCTCTGTTATCATACAAGGAGGATTTTATAGTTTTCTAAATGCCTCTACATATAAAGATAAAACGTCTTACCTTTTTGCATCTACAAATGAAAAGAGTTTTTATAATATCGCAGATTTTTATATGGAATCATTTTTTAGACCATCAGTAAGGCAACAGGAAGATATATTTAAACAAGAGGGTTGGCATTATAAAGTTCTTCccaatgataaaaatgaaacGGAAATAGAGGACGGAGGAATTGTATTGCACGATAGACATATTAGTTATTCGGGGATAGTTTATAATGAGATGAGAAATTCCTTTTCCGATTCCCATAATATTGCTCGCTCCCTGATATACGAAAATCTGTTTAATAACTGCTATAAATTTGTTAGCGGCGGAAACCCAGAAGATGTTGTTGAATTAACACACTCCGAGTTGATTAAATTTTATGAAGACTATTATGGACCAAAAACTGCCACAATATATTTCCATGGACCAtatgatatttcaaatCGTTTAAATTTTGTTGATGACTATTTGacaaaatataaaattgGCATTGAACTTCCCGGTATAAATACGCTGTCTCACAGTGCTAATTTAGAAACATCAAGGCGAAGAACAGAATTGGAGCCCTATACTGATATACCAAAAACAATAAAAAGTACATACAATGCACTAAATTCTGTAGATGATTTGGTGGTTATGGGTTGGATACTagatccaaaggatgataaaaatagtAGAGATATAGATGTTATCGATATTGTAGGTCTCCAAGTTTTGCAACATCTATTAATTGGTACACCTGAAAGTATGTTGTATAAAGCACTCATAGACTCTAAGCTTGGAAAAAAAGTCATTCCAACCGGAGTTATTGGCTCATATCACCAATCTACATTTATGGTTGGTTTAGAAGGTGTTGATTCCTCTCAATTTGAAACTAGAGGTGATTCGAAAGACAAGGTTGAAAAGGTTATCCTAGATACATTCAAATCTGCTATAGAAAATGGTTTTAAACTTGATTCCATACATGCTGCCATAAATACAATTGAATTTGAAATGAGGGAACTAAATACTGGATATTATCCCAAAGGATTGGCTCTGGTTGAGTTGATACAATCTCGATCACAATATGGTAAAGATCCTTTAGGACTGCTAGAATTCGATAAATTATTATCACAGTTGCGTGATCGCATATTTAAGGATGATCCATCTAAATATTTCAAGGATTTACTTAATAAATATTTTGTGACTAACAATACCCGAGTCACCTTGCATCTCGAGGCTGTTGAATCTAGtatttatgaaaaggaCTTCAACAAAAGAATAAGTAAGCACATATTGAGCAGGTTAGGCCACcttaaaaaggaagatgttgATCGTCTAGAGAACGAATACAAAAAATTCAAGGAAATTCGTGAAACACCCGAAGATAAAAAGGTTCTAGAATCTTTTCCTACTCTTGAAATATCTGATATGAGCcctgaagaagaaattatACCGACTGAATTCTATGTTTTGTCCAAATTAGGAATATCTAAATCCTCAAAATTACATGATTCTAAGGTTAATGTATTGATTCATCCAATAGAATCACAGGGTATTGTTTATCTGGATTACGCAATCTCACTGGTTGATTTAACTGTTGAGGATCTATCatatttaaatttattTGTCTCCATGTTGAAGGAGGCTGGTACAGAAAAGCTCACTCCTGAAGAACTAAACTATGTAATTGCTAAGAATCTTGGAGGGCTTTcatttgatataaattTCATAACTCGTACAAATAATACAACATATTCGGATCCAAAGGATGCTATCGGATATTTAGTTGTAAGAGCAAAATCTCTTAAAGAGAAAAAGGATATGATGGTTGATATTGTCAACGACGTTCTGCTCAATTCTAAGTTGTCAAATTCAAACAAGGGTATCGAAATTATTAATCGTATGATTAGCTATATGCAGAACTCTATAATAAGTGATGGGAACCAGTATGCCGCTCGCCGTATGGCCAGCAAGTTCTCTGTGGCTGACCACGCTGACGAAGTTGCCAACGGGTATGCTCAATTAAAAATCCTGAAAGAGACAATATTACCAACTGCTGAAGCTGATTGGTCACAAATTGAAAAAAAATTGAACTCTATAAGGAAAAAATTGTTGCAACTAAATCACGTAACAGTAAACATTACAGGTAATTCTACTGTAGTCAATGATTGGGTCAACAATTACGGCAatgaaatttataaaaaacTACAATCAACATTTTTAGAGAGTTCATCATCAAGTAAAACTTCTCTATGGGTTAATGAAATCTTGGAAAAAGGCTTGATGAATGGTCCTAAGGATGAAGTCATAGTTGTACCAACAAGGGTCAATTATGTTGGAATAGGTGGTCCTCTATTCGATACTGGAGATTTTTTGAATGGTGAAGATAGCTTAGTTGTACATTACATCCATAGAACGTATTTGTTCAAACATGTTAGGATGTCATTGGGTGCCTATGGTGTTTCCGCAAATATAACATCGACCGGACATATTATTTTCATGTCGTTTGCGGATCCAAACTTTGATAAAACAATTGAAGTCTACAAGAATACTCCAAATGTTCTACATGACGCACACAAATCCTTGGATGAGCGTGAGCTCCTGAGACAAAAAATTGGTAAAATGAGCTCACTGGATAGACCTCTACATGTAGAAACCAAAGGATTCGTTGCTTTACTTAGGATCTTAAAGGGTGAAACTAAAGAAACACGGCTTAAAATACGAAGGGAAATATTAGGCGCTGGGATCGACTGTTTCGATCGTGTAATGAACAAGTTCAATCAGAAAAACGATTGGACCAACGTTTGTGCTGTTATCAACCAAGCTACCGCTAAAGATCTTCCATCACACATTACCAAGTTGAATATGCCTTGA